A DNA window from Bdellovibrio sp. BCCA contains the following coding sequences:
- a CDS encoding DUF1653 domain-containing protein — protein sequence MAKNPENEIIPGAIYQHYKGKQYRVIGLGKHSETLEDVVLYEALYPNSLGRLWCRPAYMWSELVEVQGEKVPRFKFLFK from the coding sequence ATGGCAAAAAATCCGGAAAACGAAATCATTCCTGGAGCCATCTATCAGCACTACAAGGGAAAACAGTACCGCGTGATCGGGCTTGGGAAACACAGCGAAACCTTGGAAGACGTTGTCTTGTACGAAGCTCTGTATCCAAATTCGCTGGGAAGGCTCTGGTGTCGTCCGGCTTATATGTGGTCTGAACTTGTGGAAGTTCAAGGCGAGAAGGTTCCTCGCTTTAAATTTTTATTCAAATGA
- a CDS encoding HIT family protein produces MASIFTKIINGELPSYKIYEDDRVLSFLALDQVNLGHTLVICKEEINHWTEVPSETYAHLHKISQKIGKAILKASGSPRVGQMVAGFEVPHYHLHLIPAWSIPDLDFKRAKRRSDEEMKQIQAEIIKHLDNLK; encoded by the coding sequence ATGGCCTCTATTTTTACCAAGATCATCAACGGTGAACTTCCTAGCTATAAAATTTATGAAGATGATCGGGTCTTATCATTCTTGGCTTTGGATCAAGTGAACCTGGGACATACCTTGGTTATCTGCAAAGAAGAGATCAATCATTGGACGGAAGTACCATCTGAAACTTATGCTCATTTGCACAAGATCTCTCAAAAAATCGGCAAAGCGATTTTGAAAGCGTCGGGCTCGCCGCGTGTTGGACAAATGGTTGCTGGTTTTGAAGTTCCTCACTATCACTTGCACTTGATTCCAGCGTGGTCGATTCCTGATTTGGATTTCAAGAGAGCGAAACGTCGTTCTGATGAAGAGATGAAACAAATCCAAGCGGAAATCATCAAACACTTGGATAATTTGAAGTAA
- a CDS encoding imelysin family protein encodes MKALKMMFAAFAFAGATAQAATNQEIINHVSYNVILATYNDLAAQTANLKTAVDTLAANPTQENLNNAQTAWRAARVPWESSESFLFGPVDSLGIDPMLDTWPLNKLDLDNVLKSNRAITTDFVRALGTNLQGFHTIEYLLFGDGTSANTKPVTALTGKQFEYLKATSALLAEHAATLAYTWSTNYDPEDPSAPGYVKVISKPGFDNQFYTSDRAVMEEFVQGMMGIVDEVANGKMSDPMGADIGSANMALVESPFAWNSLNDFTNNIRSVYSIYTGHYRTTKGPGVKALVERVNPALASQVEQDILNCMQLIQAIRPANGGDFGQAIFTPDGRARTQKAIDALNALHGVLESEVLPTLDM; translated from the coding sequence ATGAAAGCTCTTAAAATGATGTTCGCAGCTTTCGCATTTGCGGGAGCAACGGCTCAAGCAGCGACGAACCAAGAGATCATCAATCACGTTTCTTACAATGTGATTCTTGCAACTTACAATGACCTTGCGGCGCAAACTGCAAACCTAAAAACGGCTGTAGACACATTGGCCGCAAATCCTACTCAAGAAAATTTGAACAACGCTCAAACTGCATGGCGCGCGGCTCGCGTTCCTTGGGAAAGTTCTGAGTCCTTCTTGTTTGGACCAGTTGATTCACTGGGTATTGATCCGATGTTGGACACTTGGCCTTTGAACAAATTGGATCTTGATAACGTTCTTAAATCCAATCGCGCGATCACGACTGATTTCGTGCGGGCACTGGGAACAAATCTTCAAGGTTTCCACACGATCGAATATCTTTTGTTCGGTGACGGAACTTCAGCAAATACAAAACCAGTGACTGCATTGACTGGTAAACAGTTTGAATATTTGAAAGCGACTTCGGCTTTGTTGGCTGAACATGCAGCGACTTTGGCTTACACATGGTCCACAAACTATGACCCAGAAGATCCGTCAGCTCCTGGCTATGTAAAGGTGATCAGCAAACCCGGTTTTGACAACCAATTCTATACGTCTGACAGAGCCGTGATGGAAGAATTTGTTCAAGGCATGATGGGTATCGTTGATGAAGTAGCCAACGGTAAGATGTCTGACCCAATGGGTGCTGACATCGGTTCTGCAAACATGGCTCTTGTCGAGTCACCATTTGCATGGAACTCTTTGAACGACTTCACAAACAACATTCGTTCCGTCTACAGCATCTACACAGGTCACTATAGAACAACAAAAGGTCCGGGCGTGAAAGCTCTTGTTGAAAGAGTAAACCCTGCTTTGGCATCTCAAGTAGAGCAAGACATTTTGAACTGCATGCAGTTGATTCAAGCAATCCGCCCAGCCAACGGTGGCGATTTCGGTCAAGCGATCTTCACGCCAGATGGTCGTGCACGCACACAAAAAGCCATCGACGCCTTGAATGCTCTTCACGGTGTTCTAGAGTCTGAAGTTCTTCCGACCTTGGATATGTAA
- a CDS encoding NAD(P)H-dependent flavin oxidoreductase, whose product MKNLIQERFQLPTFPIIQAPMAGTFTPPSFIATVCEAGALGTLGAGYLNPEDLRAQIQEIKKLTQKPFAVNLFIPTPVHLDQKKIEESKKILARYHAELGITAEPKLNWDEKLFEKQFQVVLEEKVPVFSFAFGSLSADKMQTLQAQGVFIIGTATSLEEGLFLEKIGCDAIAAQGAEAGGHRGSFLDGKFPLIPVQELVEQIVDNVQIPVLAAGGIVDGNDVREAKKWGAQGVQVGTAFLVCKESTAAPEFKKRLLTNSSGSTILTKAFSGRWARGVSNRFMQEMKSFEEDLPDYPLQNSLTQVLRKYATEKGLSDFMSLWAGTGVGRLKELSIRELIKQLTA is encoded by the coding sequence ATGAAAAACCTAATCCAAGAGCGCTTTCAACTTCCTACCTTTCCCATCATTCAAGCTCCGATGGCGGGAACTTTTACTCCGCCTTCGTTTATTGCGACTGTTTGTGAAGCAGGGGCATTGGGCACTCTTGGTGCTGGTTACCTAAATCCCGAAGACTTGCGCGCGCAAATTCAGGAAATAAAGAAACTCACTCAGAAACCTTTTGCGGTGAATTTATTTATTCCGACACCTGTGCACTTAGATCAGAAGAAGATTGAAGAGAGCAAAAAAATTCTCGCGCGCTATCATGCTGAACTCGGTATCACGGCGGAGCCCAAACTCAATTGGGATGAAAAACTTTTTGAAAAACAATTCCAGGTGGTCTTGGAAGAAAAAGTGCCTGTTTTTAGTTTTGCATTTGGCTCTCTCTCTGCGGATAAAATGCAGACTTTGCAAGCTCAAGGTGTTTTTATCATTGGAACAGCCACGAGCCTTGAAGAAGGATTATTCCTGGAAAAGATCGGGTGTGATGCGATCGCAGCTCAAGGAGCTGAAGCAGGTGGGCATCGTGGATCTTTCCTTGATGGAAAATTTCCTCTGATCCCAGTTCAAGAGCTTGTTGAGCAAATCGTGGACAATGTGCAGATTCCTGTGCTGGCGGCCGGCGGAATTGTCGACGGCAACGATGTCCGCGAAGCGAAAAAGTGGGGAGCACAGGGTGTGCAAGTGGGAACCGCTTTTTTAGTCTGTAAAGAAAGCACAGCGGCTCCTGAGTTTAAGAAAAGACTTCTTACAAATTCATCAGGCTCCACCATTTTAACAAAAGCTTTCTCTGGTCGCTGGGCGCGCGGAGTTTCCAACCGCTTTATGCAGGAAATGAAGTCTTTTGAAGAGGACCTTCCTGATTATCCTTTGCAAAATTCTCTGACACAGGTCTTACGCAAATACGCCACAGAAAAAGGTCTTTCCGATTTTATGTCATTGTGGGCAGGCACTGGTGTTGGACGTTTGAAAGAGCTCTCGATTCGTGAGTTGATAAAACAACTGACAGCGTAG
- a CDS encoding chemotaxis protein CheW, with product MSDFFGDDFTAELKTYFLDNLAKEADKFIDLVDDSLWKRIRNEVSEQTRAWAVDAKTNEFNFFAEWLDGFEKRTEAQKEAAEFIKSLKAVKAYAEALIVEKTDSTELAAKFSLVAESRHETLFLHCRWGAQDFAIPLLNVVEISSHLPLYSLPQKKPGLLGVIPFRGEAVPVVNFQDHGFATVDAKNSYYIICEHEGVRFSLQVTETDDLLSLRDSELQNIENHSAMIQVSFVKQFFIRENKSVMVLDLEKLVA from the coding sequence ATGAGTGACTTCTTTGGTGATGACTTTACAGCCGAGTTAAAAACCTACTTTCTCGATAACCTGGCGAAAGAAGCAGACAAGTTTATAGATCTTGTGGACGATTCTTTGTGGAAGCGTATCCGGAATGAAGTTTCTGAGCAAACAAGAGCCTGGGCTGTCGACGCGAAAACCAACGAATTTAATTTCTTCGCAGAATGGTTAGACGGCTTTGAAAAAAGGACGGAAGCTCAAAAAGAAGCGGCCGAGTTCATAAAATCTCTAAAAGCGGTTAAAGCTTATGCTGAAGCTTTGATCGTTGAAAAAACAGATTCTACAGAGCTTGCCGCAAAATTTTCTTTGGTGGCCGAGAGCCGCCATGAAACTTTGTTCTTGCACTGCCGTTGGGGCGCGCAAGATTTTGCGATTCCCTTGCTCAACGTCGTGGAAATCAGCAGCCATTTACCTCTTTACTCATTACCTCAAAAAAAGCCGGGACTTCTTGGTGTGATTCCCTTTCGAGGCGAAGCCGTTCCTGTCGTGAATTTTCAAGATCATGGCTTTGCAACAGTGGACGCTAAAAATTCTTATTACATTATCTGCGAACATGAAGGCGTGCGTTTTTCTTTGCAGGTCACTGAAACCGACGACCTTTTAAGCCTACGCGATTCAGAACTTCAAAATATAGAAAACCATTCAGCTATGATCCAAGTTTCCTTTGTGAAGCAATTCTTTATTAGAGAAAATAAAAGTGTCATGGTGCTGGATTTAGAAAAACTGGTGGCATAA
- a CDS encoding di-heme oxidoredictase family protein, producing the protein MKAWIVLTALSGMIMGAAANAAPSIDMDYVRAIKSGGDTTVFFRGESVQAFRNPAANLTEDQIRQHLTGDALFERNFSDDASRFDYGLGPVFNNTSCNACHSKDGRGALPVIPFGQEWVPLRQNEAVFLRISIEDGVQHPKSAQNNWGAPVAVPGFSDQLFHLGSMGVREDLPGVGQAQVWMKYEKSTFTYSDGEVVQLRKPIFKITDAYDEYFDSVTGQTRSRLYEKDVKMGARIGTPMIGLGLLEAIKESDILALAARDLSSEGVSGKPNYVFDIQKSMVHDPYPVSMGRFGLKNNTPSVFHQSLGALRGDIGVTNYAFPQESIVGTALYDLFMQGKTRPTVVEASREVADDLVFYSQTLAVPARRNVDEAEIIRGANLFHQVSCTSCHQPSFVTGDHANPAFRNQKIYPFTDMLLHDMGEGLADGRQDFDATGSEWKTRPLWGLGHTQTINPRAGFLHDGRARTIEEAILWHGGEAEFSKSNFAKLPKADRTALIQFIRSL; encoded by the coding sequence GTGAAAGCTTGGATTGTTCTAACTGCTTTAAGTGGAATGATTATGGGAGCGGCGGCAAACGCGGCTCCTTCAATTGATATGGACTACGTGCGCGCTATTAAGTCAGGCGGTGACACGACGGTTTTTTTTAGAGGAGAATCGGTTCAGGCTTTCAGGAATCCCGCTGCAAACTTAACGGAAGATCAAATTCGTCAGCATTTAACTGGCGATGCTCTTTTTGAAAGAAATTTTTCTGATGATGCCAGTCGTTTTGACTACGGTTTGGGACCTGTTTTCAACAATACAAGCTGCAATGCTTGTCACTCTAAAGACGGTCGCGGTGCTTTGCCGGTAATTCCGTTTGGTCAAGAGTGGGTTCCGCTCAGACAAAACGAAGCGGTCTTTTTGCGCATCAGTATTGAAGACGGCGTCCAACATCCAAAGAGTGCTCAAAATAATTGGGGTGCTCCTGTTGCTGTTCCTGGTTTTTCAGATCAACTCTTTCATTTAGGTTCCATGGGAGTGCGCGAAGACCTTCCCGGCGTAGGCCAAGCGCAGGTTTGGATGAAGTACGAAAAAAGCACCTTCACTTATTCCGACGGAGAAGTGGTGCAGTTGCGTAAGCCGATCTTCAAGATCACAGATGCTTACGATGAATATTTTGATTCCGTTACGGGACAAACGCGCAGTCGTCTTTACGAAAAAGATGTAAAGATGGGCGCACGTATCGGAACGCCTATGATTGGTCTTGGACTTCTTGAGGCGATCAAGGAATCCGACATTCTCGCGTTGGCCGCTCGCGATCTTTCAAGCGAAGGTGTCAGCGGAAAACCGAACTACGTTTTTGATATTCAAAAGAGCATGGTTCACGATCCTTATCCTGTTTCGATGGGACGATTTGGTTTAAAAAACAATACGCCGTCTGTTTTCCATCAATCACTCGGAGCCCTTCGCGGTGACATCGGCGTGACAAACTATGCTTTCCCTCAAGAGAGCATTGTCGGTACAGCCCTCTATGATCTTTTCATGCAAGGAAAGACTCGTCCCACAGTGGTTGAAGCTTCGCGCGAAGTGGCGGACGATCTTGTGTTTTACTCACAAACTCTCGCAGTTCCAGCTCGTCGCAATGTTGATGAAGCAGAAATCATTCGCGGCGCCAACTTATTTCATCAGGTCAGTTGCACAAGCTGCCATCAACCCAGTTTTGTAACGGGCGATCACGCAAATCCCGCTTTCCGTAATCAAAAAATTTATCCTTTCACGGATATGCTTTTACACGACATGGGAGAGGGACTTGCTGATGGACGCCAAGATTTCGATGCCACCGGAAGTGAGTGGAAGACGCGTCCGCTTTGGGGTTTGGGGCATACTCAAACAATCAATCCGCGCGCTGGGTTCCTGCACGACGGTCGGGCTCGCACTATTGAAGAGGCGATTTTGTGGCATGGTGGGGAAGCAGAATTTTCAAAATCTAATTTTGCGAAACTTCCAAAGGCAGACCGTACTGCTTTGATCCAGTTCATCAGGTCTTTGTAG
- a CDS encoding chemotaxis protein CheA has protein sequence MSDEKSELENTQQEAAVFIDFEQVEEVSRVFFEESKEILEDLDGLILKLEADPTNADQINLLFRKVHTIKGSVGSVPGGQLMGSLAHEFEALLTRIKRESRPVPKECIDLFLKSSRILKVLAQSLRDKRELFPEELSEAIELISAYGGFEFSDEGHVVHRSVVRTVQASSAEDEGVWLSVKQLNEFLRISGELLVLKNFFQMMNQTVNFRSQPELFERRQTDFSQNLSKICDQFQNQVQSVRKEKASESFQGLHVLVRQASTELNKNVHFEIHGGELLIDKGLGRDLYEALVHVARNSIDHGIEDQFERALQGKSPIGSLSLEVFEKNNTVHVVFKDDGKGLDKERILQRALKLALVTEETAAKLSDDEVYRFIFNAGFSTKEKVTTISGRGVGMDIVLATVEKYQGKIFIENNPGQGACFRLEMPIPQHIMVESALLCAWQDFQFAVPLTSVAHISSCAEMQITTVDHLRYCQFSGFTVPLMNYGEMLCLRTTASEEQVRSSSAVFVKIKDAIFALLVDKIEAQTDLVVKSFGKIVGEQKGFKGISILADEKVTYIVDPEKLIALMVRQPGSVEEAA, from the coding sequence ATGTCTGACGAAAAATCTGAACTTGAAAATACACAACAGGAAGCCGCCGTTTTCATTGATTTCGAACAAGTCGAAGAAGTCTCACGCGTTTTTTTTGAAGAATCCAAAGAGATTCTTGAAGATCTCGACGGTCTGATTCTTAAACTTGAAGCCGATCCTACAAACGCGGACCAAATCAATTTACTTTTCCGTAAAGTTCATACCATTAAAGGCAGTGTCGGTTCCGTTCCTGGTGGACAGTTGATGGGTTCTCTTGCTCATGAGTTTGAGGCGCTTCTTACCCGTATTAAGCGCGAATCGCGTCCGGTTCCCAAAGAGTGCATCGATTTGTTTTTAAAGAGTTCCCGCATTCTCAAAGTTCTAGCTCAAAGTTTACGAGACAAGCGCGAACTTTTTCCGGAAGAACTCAGCGAAGCCATCGAACTAATTTCTGCATATGGCGGTTTCGAGTTTTCTGATGAAGGCCACGTCGTCCACCGTTCTGTCGTAAGAACGGTGCAAGCTTCTTCCGCGGAAGATGAAGGTGTTTGGCTTTCGGTGAAGCAGCTTAATGAGTTCCTTAGAATTTCTGGCGAGCTTCTCGTGTTAAAAAACTTCTTTCAAATGATGAACCAGACAGTGAACTTTCGTTCACAACCGGAACTTTTTGAAAGACGCCAGACGGATTTTTCACAAAATCTTTCTAAGATTTGCGATCAGTTTCAGAATCAGGTTCAATCTGTTCGTAAAGAAAAAGCCAGTGAAAGTTTCCAAGGCTTGCATGTTCTTGTTCGCCAAGCTTCAACGGAGCTGAACAAAAACGTCCACTTTGAAATTCATGGTGGAGAGCTTCTTATTGATAAAGGCTTGGGAAGAGATCTCTATGAAGCGTTGGTGCATGTTGCGCGCAACTCTATTGACCATGGTATCGAAGATCAATTTGAAAGAGCCCTCCAGGGGAAATCCCCGATTGGTTCTTTGTCTCTCGAAGTTTTTGAAAAGAACAACACCGTTCACGTGGTTTTTAAAGATGACGGAAAAGGTTTGGACAAAGAACGTATCTTGCAGCGAGCTTTAAAGCTGGCACTGGTAACAGAAGAGACTGCGGCAAAGCTTTCCGACGATGAAGTCTATCGCTTTATTTTCAACGCGGGTTTTTCAACGAAGGAAAAAGTCACGACGATTTCCGGGCGTGGCGTGGGTATGGACATCGTTCTTGCCACAGTTGAAAAGTATCAAGGAAAAATATTTATCGAAAACAACCCCGGGCAAGGCGCTTGTTTTAGACTCGAAATGCCCATTCCTCAGCACATTATGGTGGAAAGTGCTTTGCTCTGTGCATGGCAGGATTTCCAATTTGCTGTGCCGTTAACATCCGTGGCTCATATCAGTTCTTGCGCAGAAATGCAGATCACAACAGTTGATCACCTTCGTTATTGTCAGTTCAGTGGATTCACAGTTCCTTTAATGAATTACGGTGAAATGCTCTGCTTAAGAACTACCGCAAGTGAGGAACAAGTTCGTTCTTCATCTGCTGTCTTTGTTAAGATCAAAGATGCTATCTTTGCACTCTTGGTGGATAAAATCGAAGCTCAGACGGATCTTGTAGTGAAATCATTTGGAAAGATCGTCGGTGAACAAAAAGGCTTCAAGGGAATTTCAATCCTGGCGGACGAAAAAGTAACGTACATCGTAGATCCTGAAAAGTTGATTGCGTTAATGGTTAGACAGCCCGGCTCAGTGGAGGAAGCAGCATGA